Proteins encoded within one genomic window of Triticum aestivum cultivar Chinese Spring chromosome 2D, IWGSC CS RefSeq v2.1, whole genome shotgun sequence:
- the LOC123053040 gene encoding phototropin-2 has protein sequence MAGAGSSKDVADSVEKWMAFPSGSGSGEESSFTLPTPPSLSSGKEIVEEPGGSGSGSKQQGWWPKPEQRRRSSSGAGMGSAKPSMEGRGSSDALPRVSQELKDALSNLQQTFVVSDATRPDIPIIYASAGFYTMTGYSAKEIIGRNCRFLQGPETDQNEVSKIRDAVKAGKSFCGRLLNYRKDGTPFWNLLTVTPIRDDNGKVIKFIGMQVEVSKYTEGLSDKRMRPNEMPVSLIRYDDRQKEKAMSSMTEVVQTVKHRRADSPEREPPKASDADKISSPLVAPATPSGGGYKSPYWDLKKEESRMSKMMSGRKSGRSSLMGFKVGKRSSVGSREPAVVEAPELKMTVERTNSWERAEREKDIRQGLDLATTLERIEKNFVITDPRLPDNPIIFASDSFLELTEYTREEILGRNCRFLQGSETDQTTVDKIREAIREQKEVTVQLINYTKSGKKFWNLFHLQPMWDQKGELQYFIGVQLDGSDHVEPLRNRLSENTEIQSAKLVKATAGNVDEAVRELPDANLRPEDLWAMHSLSVSPKPHKRNNSSWRAIEKIIETGEKISLKHFKPVKPLGCGDTGSVHLVELQGSGELFAMKAMDKSVMLNRNKVHRAIIEREIYSLLDHPFLPTLYTSFQTPTHVCLITDFCPGGELFAALDKQPLKIFREDSARFYAAEVVIGLEYLHCLGIIYRDLKPENILLQADGHVVLTDFDLSFLTSSKPHVIKHSTSLKRRRSQEFMPPSFVSDPSTPSNSFVGTEEYIAPEVITGAGHTSAIDWWALGILLYEMLYGRTPFRGKNRKKTFYNILHKDLTFPSSIPVSLEAKQLIHGLLQRDPSSRIGSNTGANDIKEHPFFEDIYWPLIRCMSPPELDVPLKLIGKESQPKVKPEEGVIDTF, from the exons ATGGCGGGCGCAGGCAGCTCCAAAGATGTAGCCGACTCAGTGGAGAAGTGGATGGCGTTCCCGTCCGGGTCCGGGTCCGGCGAGGAGAGCAGCTTCACCCTCCCGACGCCGCCGTCACTGTCCAGCGGGAAGGAGATCGTCGAGGAGCCGGGCGGTTCAGGCAGCGGCAGCAAGCAGCAGGGGTGGTGGCCCAAGCCGGAGCAGCGGCGCCGCAGCAGCAGCGGCGCCGGCATGGGCAGCGCCAAGCCGTCCATGGAGGGGCGCGGGTCGTCCGACGCGCTGCCGCGGGTGTCGCAGGAGCTCAAGGACGCGCTGTCCAACCTGCAGCAGACGTTCGTCGTCTCCGACGCCACCCGCCCCGACATCCCCATCATCTACGCCAGCGCCGGCTTCTACACCATGACCGGGTACTCCGCCAAGGAGATCATAGGACGCAACTG CCGGTTTCTTCAGGGCCCGGAGACGGACCAGAACGAGGTGTCCAAGATCAGGGACGCCGTGAAGGCCGGCAAGAGCTTCTGCGGCCGGCTGCTCAACTACCGCAAGGACGGCACGCCGTTCTGGAATCTCCTCACCGTCACCCCCATCCGCGACGACAACGGCAAGGTCATCAAGTTCATCGG GATGCAGGTGGAGGTGAGCAAGTACACGGAAGGGCTGAGCGACAAGCGCATGCGGCCGAACGAGATGCCGGTGTCGCTCATCCGCTACGACG ACCGGCAGAAGGAGAAGGCCATGTCGTCGATGACGGAGGTCGTGCAGACAGTGAAGCACCGGCGCGCGGACTCGCCGGAGCGGGAGCCGCCCAAGGCCAGCGACGCGGACAAGATCAGCTCGCCGCTCGTGGCTCCTGCCACCCCGTCCGGCGGCGGCTACAAGTCGCCCTACTGGGACCTGAAGAAGGAGGAGTCGCGGATGAGCAAGATGATGAGCGGGCGCAAGTCCGGCCGCTCCTCCCTCATGGG GTTCAAGGTGGGGAAGAGGAGCTCCGTGGGGAGCAGGGAGCCGGCGGTGGTGGAGGCGCCGGAGTTGAAGATGACGGTGGAGCGCACCAACAGCTGGGAGCGCGCGGAGAGGGAGAAGGACATCAGGCAGGGGCTGGACCTCGCCACCACGCTCGAGCGTATCGAGAAGAACTTTGTCATCACGGACCCCAGGCTCCCAGACAACCCAATT ATTTTCGCGTCTGATAGCTTCCTGGAGCTGACGGAGTACACGCGCGAAGAGATCCTGGGGCGGAACTGCAG ATTTCTTCAGGGATCGGAGACCGACCAGACCACCGTTGACAAGATCAGGGAGGCCATCAGGGAGCAGAAGGAGGTCACCGTCCAGCTAATTAACTACACCAAGAGCG GGAAGAAGTTCTGGAACTTGTTTCACCTGCAGCCTATGTGGGATCAGAAG GGGGAGCTTCAGTACTTTATCGGCGTGCAACTTGATGGAAGTGATCATGTTGAACCCCTCAGGAACCGACTCTCGGAGAACACTGAGATACAAAGTGCCAAACTG GTCAAAGCTACAGCAGGGAATGTGGATGAAGCAGTCAGGGAGCTTCCTGATGCCAACTTG AGACCAGAGGACCTGTGGGCAATGCACTCACTATCTGTTTCTCCAAAACCTCACAAACGGAATAACTCTTCTTGGAGAGCTATAGAAAAG ATTATAGAAACTGGGGAGAAGATTAGCTTGAAACACTTCAAACCAGTTAAACCTCTGGGGTGTGGGGATACTGGCAG TGTACACTTGGTTGAGTTGCAAGGTAGTGGTGAATTATTTGCGATGAAGGCAATGGACAAATCAGTGATGTTGAACCGCAACAAg GTGCACCGAGCTATTATTGAAAGAGAAATATACTCTCTGTTGGATCATCCTTTTCTTCCAACATTGTATACTTCATTTCAG ACGCCAACACATGTTTGTCTTATAACAGACTTTTGTCCCGGAGGAGAATTGTTTGCGGCACTGGATAAGCAACCCTTGAAAATTTTCAGAGAAGATTCTGCAAG GTTTTATGCTGCGGAGGTTGTAATTGGTCTCGAGTATCTTCATTGTCTTG GTATTATATACCGTGATTTGAAACCAGAAAACATTTTGCTCCAAGCCGATGGGCACGTTGTGCTGACTGATTTTGACCTCTCATTTTTGACTTCTTCGAAACCCCAT GTTATAAAGCATTCGACATCGCTAAAACGAAGGAGATCTCAAGAATTTATGCCGCCTTCATTTGTCTCGGATCCTTCCACTCCATCGAATTCGTTTGTTGGAACTGAAGAATACATTGCACCA GAGGTCATCACAGGTGCAGGACATACAAGTGCCATTGATTGGTGGGCTCTTG GAATTCTATTGTATGAGATGCTGTATGGGCGTACACCTTTTCGAGGAAAGAACAGGAAGAAGACATTTTATAACATCCTGCACAAAGATCTTACGTTTCCTAGTAGCATCCCG GTTAGCCTGGAGGCGAAGCAACTAATCCATGGACTGCTTCAGAGAGATCCCTCTTCTCGCATAGGTTCAAATACTGGTGCAAATGATATCAAGGAACATCCATTTTTTGAAGACATCTATTGGCCACTTATACGTTGCATG AGTCCCCCGGAGCTTGATGTTCCGTTGAAGCTGATTGGCAAGGAGTCTCAACCAAAAGTGAAGCCCGAGGAAGGTGTTATTGATACATTTTAA
- the LOC123053041 gene encoding UDP-N-acetylglucosamine transferase subunit ALG13 homolog, which yields MGDRERRVVFVTVGTTCFDALVKVVDSEELKQALLQKGYTDLLIQMGRGTYKPSKASGNSSLQVEHFTFSPSIADNIREASLVISHAGSGSIFETLRLGKPLIVVVNEDLMDNHQSELAEELAERNHLFCAHPQTLRENVEAMDLNALQPYVPGEAKPVVALINRFLGFPVD from the exons ATGGGAGATAGAGAAAGGCGAGtggtgtttgtcacagtagggaCGACATGTTTCGATGCTCTTGTCAAAGTGGTAGATTCTGAGGAACTCAAACAAGCACTACTGCAGAAAGGTTACACAGACCTTCTGATTCAAATGGGCCGAGGAACATACAAGCCATCCAAG GCCTCAGGAAATTCAAGTCTTCAAGTTGAGCATTTCACTTTTTCACCAAGCATAGCTGACAACATACGGGAAGCATCCTTAGTCATCAGTCATGCAG GTTCTGGCAGCATATTTGAGACGCTGCGACTGGGCAAACCTCTTATCGTGGTTGTGAATGAAGACCTGATGGACAATCACCAAAGCGAGCTAGCAGAGGAACTGGCCGAGAGGAATCACCTTTTCTGTGCCCATCCACAGACGTTGCGGGAGAACGTCGAGGCGATGGATCTGAACGCGCTCCAGCCTTACGTGCCAGGAGAGGCCAAGCCAGTTGTGGCACTGATAAACAGATTTCTTGGTTTTCCCGTTGATTGA